Genomic DNA from Niallia circulans:
GAAGGTTATGGGTTCGACTCCTTTCGGGCGCGCCATATATACGGGAAGTAGCTCAGCTTGGTAGAGCACTTGGTTTGGGACCAAGGGGTCGCAGGTTCGAATCCTGTCTTCCCGACCATGAAACACCTATATTGGGGCCTTAGCTCAGCTGGGAGAGCGCCTGCCTTGCACGCAGGAGGTCAGCGGTTCGATCCCGCTAGGCTCCACCAATTAATTGTTAATATCTATTTGAATAATGGCGGCGTAGCTCAGCTGGCTAGAGCGTACGGTTCATACCCGTGAGGTCGGGGGTTCGATCCCCTCTGCCGCTACCATATTCTTTTGGAACTTGTTTGGACCTTTAGCTCAGTTGGTTAGAGCAGACGGCTCATAACCGTCCGGTCGTAGGTTCGAGTCCTACAAGGTCCACCATGATATCGAGGAGGAATACCCAAGTCCGGCTGAAGGGATCGGTCTTGAAAACCGACAGGCGGGTCAAACCGCGCAGGGGTTCGAATCCCCTTTCCTCCTCCATTTTAAATAAAGTATTATCGTCGCGGGGTGGAGCAGTCTGGTAGCTCGTCGGGCTCATAACCCGAAGGTCGCAGGTTCAAATCCTGTCCCCGCAATAATGGTCCGGTAGTTCAGCTGGTTAGAATGCCTGCCTGTCACGCAGGAGGTCGCGGGTTCGAGTCCCGTCCGGACCGCCATTATAATTTAAAAAGTATTAAGGCTCAGTAGCTCAGTCGGTAGAGCAAAGGACTGAAAATCCTTGTGTCGGCGGTTCGATTCCGTCCTGAGCCACCATTAATGCCATCGGCGTTAATAAAAAAACATCATGGCGGTTGTGGCGAAGTGGTTAACGCATCGGATTGTGGCTCCGACATTCGTGGGTTCGATTCCCATCAGTCGCCCCATATTTTCATATTTTAATAACGCGGGTGTAGTTTAATGGTAAAACCTCAGCCTTCCAAGCTGATGTCGTGAGTTCGATTCTCATCACCCGCTCCATTATATGGGCCTATAGCTCAGCTGGTTAGAGCGCACGCCTGATAAGCGTGAGGTCGATGGTTCGAGTCCATTTAGGCCCACCATATATTGTTCCGCAGTAGCTCAGTGGTAGAGCACTCGGCTGTTAACCGAGCGGTCGTAGGTTCGAATCCTACCTGCGGAGCCATTTTTTTTGGGGAAGTACTCAAGAGGCTGAAGAGGCGCCCCTGCTAAGGGTGTAGGTCGCGTAAGCGGCGCGAGGGTTCAAATCCCTCCTTCTCCGCCATTCGGCCCATTGGTCAAGCGGTTAAGACACCGCCCTTTCACGGCGGTAACACGGGTTCGAATCCCGTATGGGTCATACTAAAATAGAAAGAGCTGTTGGTTAAGATGCCAACAGCTCTTTCTATTGCTTTCATTTATTTTTACCTGTGGATAACTTAAAAACACTAGACTTTAAAAGATTAAAGTCTGGTTATATTAGTAAGATAGGGCAAGTATTTATTTAAAACTTGCCCTTTTTTATGTCCTCTTCTAATTTGTCTCTGTCCGTCATTAATTTTTGACCAGGATTATTTAAGTCAAAATCAGAGAACATGCCTGTGTTAGGACCCCTAAAGATATCTGTAGCTAGAATTTTTTTGTCCGGTGCATCAAAGTATGGATTCGGATCTTTCTGGTTTTGTTCCAATAGATATTCTTCTTCACTTTTACTCATTAGGAAACCCCTCCTTCTTTCTTACCTTTATATCCTTTCTAAAATGAATATAAACTATGTTATAAAAATCATCAGCGTTTTTTGCATGACTAAACATAAAAAGTTATTTAATGTCATAAAATTTTAAAAAAACAGAAAAGGGTTTATAACAACACTAATAGAATATTACATTTAATTGAACCATTTTATCCTTATACAAATTATTTCCCCGTAGGAGTGATGTAGTTTTAAAACTAGCAAAAAAGGGAAAATGGTTTGTACAATTTATAATTTTTGCAGTCGAATTAAATCAATAGTCAAAGAAAGTAGGATGAATGTGGAGACAGTATTCCCAACTGAATTTCAGCAGCATTTATTTCATGAAGGTAATCTATTTGAAAGCTATCAATTGTTTGGATCTCATGTAAAGGAAGAAAACGGGAGATTATGTACTGTTTTCTGTGTGTGGGCACCGAATGCTCAAACAGTCCGACTAGTAGGAGATTTTAACAATTGGAATGGCGAGGGATTTGACCTTCAAAAAATAAATAAAGAAGGAATATGGCTTATAAGTATTTCCGAGGATCTAACTGGTGCTATATACAAATATGAAATTACCGGTCAAGATGGTAAAAAACAGCTTAAAGCTGATCCATATGCCTTTTATTCGGAAGTAAGGCCAAATACAGCTTCTATCGTTTATTCACTGGAAGGTTACGAATGGAATGATGCGAAATGGGTTCAAAAAAAGAAGAAAAAACAATTTTTGAAAGAGCCTGTATCCATTTATGAGGTGCATTTAGGGTCTTGGAAATTAAAAGAAGACGGCTCGCTGTATACATACAGAGAATTAGCAACGGAGCTTATTCCTTATGTTATGGACCTTGGCTTTACTCATATAGAGATATTACCGATAGTCGAGCATCCGTTAGATATCTCATGGGGTTACCAAGGAACTGGCTATTATTCTGCAACAAGCAGGTTTGGAGAGCCAAAGGATTTTATGTACTTTGTGGATCAATGTCATCAGAATGGTCTTGGAGTCATCTTGGACTGGGCACCAGGACATTTTTGCAAGGATGCTCATGGTTTATATCAATTTGATGGTTCCAGTCAATTTGACTATCCCAATGCTACAGACAGAGAAAATCTTGTATGGGGAACAGCTAACTTTGACCTAGGAAGAATGGAAGTACATAGCTTTTTAATCTCAAATGCAATTTTCTGGATGGATTATTATCATATTGATGGTTTTAGGGTGGACGCTGTTTCTAAAATCATTTACTGGCCGAATTCTACTGATGATACAGTGAACCCTTATGGAATTGACTTTTTACAAAAGCTAAACACAACAGTATGCCAATATGACCCTACTGTTTTGATGTTTGCAGAGGATTCCAGTGATTTACCGCAAGTAACAGCACCTGTCCATTATGGAGGCATAGGCTTCCATTATAAGTGGAATATGGGGTGGATGAATGACTTGCTTTCTTATATGGAAACAGAATCAGATGCTAGAAAGCATGAACATAATAAAATTACTTTTTCCATGCATTATGCCTTTTCAGAAAATTTTGTGCTGCCACTATCCCATGATGAGGTTGTGCACGGCAAAAAATCTCTTCTGGATAAAATGCCAGGTGATTATTGGCAAAAGTTTGCCCAGTTCAGGCTTCTTATCGGATATATGATGGCACATCCAGGAAAGAAGCTATTATTTATGGGTGCAGAACTTGCCCAGTTTTCTGAATGGAAGGATAAAGAGCAGCTTGATTGGATGTTAATGGATTTTGACATGCATCAAAAAGCAAATGTCTTTTTTAAAGAAGCATTAAAACTGTATAAACGCTCTAAACCTCTATATGAATTGGATCATCTTCAGGAAGGTTATGAATGGATTGATGCCAATAACCACGAACAATCGATCTTCTCCTTTATCAGGCAAGGAGAAAAGGAGGAAGATTTCCTAATAGTAATCTGCAACTTTACTTATCAAACGTATGAAGAGTATTTAATCGGTGTACCAAAGGCCGGAAGCTACCGAGAAATATTAAACAGCGATGAGGAACGGTTCGGCGGAGCCAATTATATAAATAAAAAAATTATAAAGGCCAAAGAGAACTCGTTCCATGGGAGGCCATATTCAATTCCAGTGACGATTCCAGCTTATAGCATCATCATCTTACGGCCAGTCCAACATCGGAAGGGGAGAAAAGAGAATGGGAAAGAAACGGTGCGTCGCAATGCTATTAGCGGGAGGAAAGGGAAGTAGACTTTACTCTTTGACAACAAACCTGGCTAAGCCAGCCATTCCATTTGGGGGCAAATATCGAATCATTGATTTTACTTTGAGCAATTGCTCTAATTCAGGAATCGAAACCGTTGGTGTGCTGACTCAATATCAGCCCCTCGTCTTAAACTCTTATATAGGGATAGGCAGTGCATGGGATTTAGATAGGGTAAATGGAGGCGTCACCGTATTACCTCCTTACAGTGAATCTTCAGAAGTGAAATGGTATACAGGAACAGCAAGTGCTATTTACCAAAACCAAAATTATCTTTCTCAGTATGATCCTGAATATGTGCTTATTCTTTCCGGTGACCATATATATAAAATGAATTATGAATCAATGCTAGACTATCATATTCAAAAACAAGCTGATGCTTCTATTTCGGTCATTGAAGTTCCGTGGCATGAAGCTAGCCGATTCGGTATTATGAACACGAATGATAAAATGGATATCATTGAATTTGAAGAGAAGCCAAAAAAGCCAAAAAACAATCTCGCATCAATGGGCATTTACATATTTAAATGGAAAGTGTTGAAGGAATTGCTGGAAGAAGACGATGAAAACGGCAATTCTACCCATGACTTTGGAAAAGATATCATTCCAATGCTTATTGAAAAGCAAAGAAAGGTTGTCGCTTACCCATTCAAGGGCTATTGGAAGGATGTTGGTACAGTACAAAGTTTATGGGAAGCAAATATGGACTTATTGGATGATTCAAGCGAATTAAATATCTCCGATTATAACTGGAGAATATACACAGTTAATCCTAATCATCCACCCCAATATATTTCGAGTGATGCGATTGTGAAGGAGTCTTTAATAAACGAAGGCTGCACAATCAGTGGAAATATTGAAAAGTCCATCGTGTTTCAAGGAGTTAATGTGGGCACAGGCTCGATTGTCCGAAGCTCTGTCATAATGCCTGATGCTCGGATTGGTGAAAATGCTTATATTGAAAAGGCCATTGTTCCATCTGAAATTGAGATACCGGATGGAATGGTTATTAAGCCAAATGACGGTACTGATGATGTTGTACTAGTAACAGAAGAGATGGTTAATGCATTTGTATCCTGACAAACAGAGAATAGGGAGGGGTTTTCAGTGTTAAAAACAATGCTAGGGGTAATTGATGCAACAACATATCATCATGATTTGGAAGAATTGATTTCGCACAGGACACTTGCTGCCTTGCCAATTGGCGGAAGATATAGGCTCATAGATTTTGTCCTCTCAAATATGGTGAACTCCGGAATAGGAAGTGTAGCGATTTTTCCTAAGTACCAGTACAGATCCTTAATGGATCATCTTGGTTCAGGAAAGAATTGGGATTTGGATAGAAAAAGAGATGGATTATTTTTCTTTCCTGCTTCTATAACGGACGGAGATAGCGAAGGGATAGGTTCCTTCAATCAGTTTGCCGCAAATATGGATTATTTCTACCGCAGCAAACAAGAATATGCTTTAGTAGCAAATTGCTTCACTGTTTTTAACATGGACTTTAACCCCGTCCTTATTCGGCATTTGACATCAGGATGTGATATAACGGAAATCACGAATAACGGTGCTTCGTTGGAAATCTATCTTATCAAAAAATCATTATTAATAGACTTGATTTTGACACGGGATATCACTGGTTATACATGCATGAAGGACGTCATGCTTGACCATAATCATGAATACAAAATATGTCATTATGAATACAATGGCTATGCAGAAAAAATATCCTCTATTTCTACCTACTATGAAGTAAGCAGGGACATATTGAATGCAGAAACATGGAAACACCTATTTATTAAGGAGCGGCCAATTTTTACGAAGGTAAAGGATGAACCACCGACTCGTTATACAAGTACAGGCGAAGTAAAAAACTCCATGATTGCAAATGGCTGCATTATTGAAGGAGAGGTTGAAAACAGTATCATTTCAAGAGCTGTGAAAATCGGTAAAGGATCTCGCGTAAAAAACTGCATTATTATGCAAAAATGCTCTATAGGTGATAATTGTGTATTAGAAAATGTAATTTTAGATAAAGATGTTACGGTAGGAAATGACACGGTAATGACTGGAAGTAAAAATACACCATTTGTCGTTAGAAAAGGGACAGTGCAGGGAGCGTTGATGAATTCGTGAAAGTTATGTTTGCAGTATCAGAATGTGTACCATTTATTAAATCAGGAGGACTGGCAGATGTAGCTGGTTCTCTTCCGAAAGAACTTGTGAAACAAGGAACAGAGGTTACTGTCATCATGCCAAAATACAGAGATATTCCAGAGAAGTATTTAGGCGATTTGGAGAAGGTGATGGACTTCCGTGTTCAGGTTGGCTGGAGAAACCAGTATTGCGGTATTGAAAAGCTACAGCAGGATGGCATTACTTTTTATTTTATTGACAATGAATACTATTTTAACAGACAGGGATTATACGGTTATTTTGACGATGGAGAAAGATTTTCTTTCTTTAATAGAGCAGTGCTGGAAAGTCTCTCTTATTTATCTTATTACCCAGATATTATTCACTGTCATGATTGGCACACTGCCATGATTCCATTTATGCTGAATGTAG
This window encodes:
- the glgB gene encoding 1,4-alpha-glucan branching enzyme, translating into MNVETVFPTEFQQHLFHEGNLFESYQLFGSHVKEENGRLCTVFCVWAPNAQTVRLVGDFNNWNGEGFDLQKINKEGIWLISISEDLTGAIYKYEITGQDGKKQLKADPYAFYSEVRPNTASIVYSLEGYEWNDAKWVQKKKKKQFLKEPVSIYEVHLGSWKLKEDGSLYTYRELATELIPYVMDLGFTHIEILPIVEHPLDISWGYQGTGYYSATSRFGEPKDFMYFVDQCHQNGLGVILDWAPGHFCKDAHGLYQFDGSSQFDYPNATDRENLVWGTANFDLGRMEVHSFLISNAIFWMDYYHIDGFRVDAVSKIIYWPNSTDDTVNPYGIDFLQKLNTTVCQYDPTVLMFAEDSSDLPQVTAPVHYGGIGFHYKWNMGWMNDLLSYMETESDARKHEHNKITFSMHYAFSENFVLPLSHDEVVHGKKSLLDKMPGDYWQKFAQFRLLIGYMMAHPGKKLLFMGAELAQFSEWKDKEQLDWMLMDFDMHQKANVFFKEALKLYKRSKPLYELDHLQEGYEWIDANNHEQSIFSFIRQGEKEEDFLIVICNFTYQTYEEYLIGVPKAGSYREILNSDEERFGGANYINKKIIKAKENSFHGRPYSIPVTIPAYSIIILRPVQHRKGRKENGKETVRRNAISGRKGK
- a CDS encoding glucose-1-phosphate adenylyltransferase, which codes for MGKKRCVAMLLAGGKGSRLYSLTTNLAKPAIPFGGKYRIIDFTLSNCSNSGIETVGVLTQYQPLVLNSYIGIGSAWDLDRVNGGVTVLPPYSESSEVKWYTGTASAIYQNQNYLSQYDPEYVLILSGDHIYKMNYESMLDYHIQKQADASISVIEVPWHEASRFGIMNTNDKMDIIEFEEKPKKPKNNLASMGIYIFKWKVLKELLEEDDENGNSTHDFGKDIIPMLIEKQRKVVAYPFKGYWKDVGTVQSLWEANMDLLDDSSELNISDYNWRIYTVNPNHPPQYISSDAIVKESLINEGCTISGNIEKSIVFQGVNVGTGSIVRSSVIMPDARIGENAYIEKAIVPSEIEIPDGMVIKPNDGTDDVVLVTEEMVNAFVS
- a CDS encoding sugar phosphate nucleotidyltransferase, translating into MLKTMLGVIDATTYHHDLEELISHRTLAALPIGGRYRLIDFVLSNMVNSGIGSVAIFPKYQYRSLMDHLGSGKNWDLDRKRDGLFFFPASITDGDSEGIGSFNQFAANMDYFYRSKQEYALVANCFTVFNMDFNPVLIRHLTSGCDITEITNNGASLEIYLIKKSLLIDLILTRDITGYTCMKDVMLDHNHEYKICHYEYNGYAEKISSISTYYEVSRDILNAETWKHLFIKERPIFTKVKDEPPTRYTSTGEVKNSMIANGCIIEGEVENSIISRAVKIGKGSRVKNCIIMQKCSIGDNCVLENVILDKDVTVGNDTVMTGSKNTPFVVRKGTVQGALMNS